In Verrucomicrobiia bacterium, a single window of DNA contains:
- a CDS encoding 1-acyl-sn-glycerol-3-phosphate acyltransferase has product MKPWYWLGWSLTRLVSYGYFGLTAYHPERVPARGPCILAANHASYFDPFCLGAGVRRELYFLARSSAFRFPLSFILPRVNAVPVDRDGGGMKGLLQIMDILQQGQAITLFPEGTRSPDGQLQRARPGIGLIVIKSGAPVVPVRIFGSFEAWNRHMKLPRPRRLQVKYGQPLPFSELRAEAAGASKERLKAIYQEVADQIMAAIAALQPCRDEPSVPDPSQSAPV; this is encoded by the coding sequence ACCCGCCTGGTCAGTTATGGGTATTTTGGCCTGACGGCGTATCACCCCGAGCGCGTGCCCGCCCGCGGGCCGTGCATTCTCGCCGCCAATCATGCCAGTTACTTTGATCCGTTCTGTCTGGGGGCGGGCGTGCGGCGGGAGCTGTACTTTCTGGCGCGGTCTTCCGCCTTTCGGTTTCCGTTGTCGTTTATTTTACCGCGGGTCAATGCGGTGCCAGTGGACCGGGACGGCGGCGGCATGAAGGGGTTGTTGCAAATCATGGATATTCTGCAACAGGGCCAGGCCATCACCTTGTTTCCTGAAGGCACGCGCAGCCCCGACGGGCAGCTTCAGCGGGCGCGTCCGGGCATTGGCTTGATTGTCATCAAGTCCGGCGCGCCGGTGGTGCCGGTGCGGATTTTCGGCTCCTTTGAAGCGTGGAACCGCCACATGAAACTGCCGCGCCCCCGGCGTTTGCAGGTTAAATATGGCCAGCCCCTGCCCTTTTCCGAATTGCGCGCCGAAGCGGCCGGCGCCTCCAAGGAACGGCTGAAAGCCATCTACCAGGAAGTGGCCGATCAAATCATGGCCGCCATCGCCGCCCTCCAGCCGTGCCGGGATGAGCCTTCTGTGCCTGACCCATCCCAAAGCGCGCCCGTTTGA